The Impatiens glandulifera chromosome 3, dImpGla2.1, whole genome shotgun sequence genome contains a region encoding:
- the LOC124929885 gene encoding uncharacterized protein LOC124929885, which produces MAAADQVFYLFSNEIFSKLPAKAILRIRSFSDPILSFLFDDWFAKQQALTMNKLNDMSFIVQQEPHFFSHHTLLPEYDNDVGIPNNSLKYLSENTSILASSGGLLFCKKKAGNYVSNEAFLICNPATQTMMTIPAPDSSLIWENNMLYKVIFECDSKLGGDDFLLMIIIDEDGDWPTTFKSMIYNHETREWKFVGRDINLGSRNLINKNNVYYDKGVVHYLSDFNCSYLQSNRSFYFPYIVAYNIMNSTTTFLNLPKRARKGRNHFTCQMGIFQWGNNKEEGQNCRLCLVKIRKDMINVWVTKNYENSSWTHILKKRAMDIGLTEFGSKVSDFRVINGNTLLIAFNKQIYSYCLNMDDEKAKKICMLEDESYRMVMYSYSNTLRPLQNSVMF; this is translated from the coding sequence ATGGCGGCGGCTGATcaggttttttatttattttctaacgAAATCTTTTCTAAGTTACCCGCTAAAGCTATTCTAAGGATTAGATCATTCTCAGATCCCATCTTAAGCTTTTTGTTCGATGATTGGTTCGCCAAACAACAGGCGCTCACCatgaataaattgaatgatatgAGTTTTATAGTCCAACAAGAACCACACTTTTTCTCCCACCATACTTTGTTACCTGAATACGACAACGACGTGGGAATTCCAAACAATTCACTCAAGTACTTGAGCGAGAATACAAGTATTCTCGCCTCCAGCGGTGGACTtctattttgtaaaaaaaaggCGGGAAACTACGTTTCAAACGAGGCTTTCTTGATTTGCAATCCAGCCACTCAAACCATGATGACAATTCCTGCCCCAGATAGCTCTTTGATATGGGAGAATAATATGCTCTATAAGGTAATATTTGAATGTGATTCTAAACTTGGTGGTGATGATTTTCTTCTAATGATCATTATAGACGAGGATGGAGATTGGCCAACTACTTTCAAATCTATGATATACAATCATGAAACAAGAGAGTGGAAATTCGTTGGTAGAGACATTAACTTAGGAAGCAGAAACTTAATAAACAAGAACAATGTTTACTACGATAAGGGAGTGGTTCATTATTTATCGGATTTCAATTGTTCTTACTTACAATCAAACAGGTCTTTCTATTTCCCCTATATTGTAGCGTACAATATAATGAACAGCACGACCACGTTCCTAAATCTTCCCAAACGTGCAAGGAAGGGTCGGAACCATTTCACATGTCAAATGGGTATCTTTCAATGGGGAAATAATAAGGAGGAAGGACAAAATTGTCGGTTATGTCTAGTTAAAATTAGAAAAGACATGATCAACGTATGGGTGACAAAAAACTATGAAAATAGCTCATGGAcacatatattgaagaagaggGCTATGGATATCGGTTTAACGGAGTTTGGTTCAAAGGTTTCAGATTTTAGGGTGATCAATGGAAACACACTACTTATAGCGTTTAACAAACAGATATATAGCTATTGTTTGAATATGGATGATGAAAAGGCTAAAAAAATATGCATGTTGGAAGATGAGTCCTATAGAATGGTAATGTATTCATATTCTAATACTCTAAGACCATTGCAAAATAGTGTTATGTTTTGA
- the LOC124932619 gene encoding protein RTE1-HOMOLOG-like — translation MESNESSEHTMMIADGTPLIAQIDPKKARFPCCLVWTPLPVLSWLVPFIGHVGICREDGVILDFAGPNFVCVDNFTFGAVARYVQISKDKCCNLPRTDLRVNEDDVYEREESGSGILIWDDALRKSTQEFQHRAYNLLTCNCHSFVANNLNRLGFHAGGWNVVNVAIILFLKGQWVDTASMVRSYLPFFIVFILGITFGGWAFFTFLSAFAFILVGWFLLGSYCLRNIIQL, via the exons ATGGAATCAAATGAAAGCTCTGAGCACACAATGATGATTGCGGATGGTACACCACTTATTGCACAGATTGATCCCAAAAAAGCTCGTTTTCCATGCTGCCTCGTGTGGACACCACTCCCTGTCTTGTCTTGGCTGGTTCCTTTTATTGGTCATGTTGGTATATGCAGAGAAGATGGAGTTATTCTAGACTTTGCTGGGCCAAATTTCGTTTGTGTAGATAACTTTACATTCGGCGCAGTTGCTCGCTATGTCCAAATAAGTAAAGACAAG TGTTGCAATTTGCCTCGTACAGATTTGCGCGTAAACGAAGATGATGTGTACGAACGAGAAGAGTCTGGAAGTGGCATATTAATCTGGGACGATGCCTTGAGAAAGAGCACGCAAGAATTCCAACATCGAGCTTACAATCTTTTAACATGCAACTGTCATTCCTTTGTGGCCAACAACTTGAACAGACTAGGGTTTCACGCTGGTGGGTGGAACGTTGTGAATGTGGCGATTATCCTTTTCTTGAAGGGGCAATGGGTAGATACGGCTTCTATGGTGCGATCCTATCTCCCATTTTTCATAGTGTTTATTTTGGGTATCACCTTCGGTGGATGGGCTTTCTTCACCTTCTTGTCCGCCTTCGCATTCATCCTTGTTGGTTGGTTTCTTCTCGGCAGTTACTGTCTTCGGAACATAATTCAGTTGTag